One window of Serinus canaria isolate serCan28SL12 chromosome 3, serCan2020, whole genome shotgun sequence genomic DNA carries:
- the LCA5 gene encoding lebercilin: MGERVRSPDSEQERKSDEDKNSDSYYSDEGNASRSSSQSPALSSPSTNQEKRHHKTQTSNSLLHYQATKKLDSKYAPSKRGTRWGFRSQSLTRDSPAKDIDLVTKRVLSARLLKINELRNELTELHIKLDELQKENRALKRLQYRQEKALNKFEDTENEISQLLARHNNEIRILRERLRKSQEKERATERRLKDTEDELYRKKTVLQKLKKLSADKHLAERDDLAKKLALAESKLEDREKRIKDLERNLELSSSSFQRELHSKKKKLYEAQEENRVLQEELNQLNQKLKEKERELEAKNIYANRMLKSSPRKDTDIVQRKRANNQNIKKGPQLTKSVQTSGCFSPAELLPESELVCGDTANKKEGILPKIEKETQDKAWKEQAELLRQEQDREREEKLKHFQEIPSLEEWDPKLPDEWQRKEYDKIKKESNFLLDKEEKIKMETEIHKPEVERESAETLEEQRKREFLLAKMQEIDREIQNTTNTKPTSQAPLINTARKSDSLEKKEKTNPFFEIPGKVTNGFPVKDSQDDGTRAQGQKQRNVRTVDFSSELAFGSYVPSFGKGSGRPSWLTQKSDKLEENANENADFNSKKEKKSNLMEQLFGSSASTILLSKNNNTPPLDIDWDSSNKPFVDKNSKVKEDNGLFGEGRSLNRHRLQYTTNKLGVNTLGSLEDEVEEVVLQ, encoded by the exons ATGGGAGAAAGAGTAAGGAGCCCAGATTCTGAACAGGAGAGGAAATCAGATGAGGATAAAAATAGTGACTCCTATTATTCAGATGAAGGTAATGCATCTCGTTCATCCAGCCAGTCGCCAGCACTAAGCTCTCCATctacaaaccaagaaaaaagaCATCACAAAACACAGACTTCAAACAGCCTGTTGCACTACCAAG ccACAAAGAAATTGGATTCAAAATATGCACCAAGCAAAAGAGGGACACGGTGGGGTTTCCGTTCTCAGAGCCTCACTAGGGATTCTCCTGCAAAAGATATAGATCTTGTTACAAAAAGAGTTCTTTCTGCTAGGCTGCTGAAAATCAATGAGCTCCGAAATGAACTGACTGAACTCCACATCAAACTGGatgagctgcagaaggaaaacagggcACTGAAGAGGCTTCAGTACAGGCAGGAGAAAGCCTTGAATAAGTTTGAAGATACAGAAAACGAAATCTCTCAGCTCCTTGCTCGGCACAACAATGAGATTAGAATATTAAGGGAGCGCCTACGAAAATCTCAGGAGAAAGAACGTGCAACTGAGAGACGGCTGAAAGATACGGAAGATGAactgtacaggaaaaaaactgtcttgcagaaactgaaaaagctGTCTGCAGATAAGCACCTTGCTGAAAGAGATGACCTGGCAAAGAAACTAGCCTTAGCAGAGAGCAAGCTGgaggacagagaaaaaagaattaag GATCTGGAAAGAAATCTTGAATTAAGTAGTAGCAGTTTTCAACGAGAGTtacattcaaagaaaaaaaagttgtacGAGgctcaggaagaaaacagagttCTCCAAGAAGAGCTTAATCAGCTAAATCAGAAGCTTAAG gaaaaagaaagagaacttgaagcaaaaaatatatatgctaATCGTATGTTGAAGTCATCACCTAGAAAAGACACGGATATtgtacaaagaaaaagag CCAACaaccaaaatataaaaaagggaCCACAGCTCACAAAAAGTGTACAGACCAGTGGATGCTTCTCACCAGCAGAACTTCTTCCAGAATCAGAACTTGTCTGTGGTGACACAGCAAACAAGAAAGAGGGAATTCTTCCTAAAATA gaaaaagaaactcaAGACAAAGCATGGAAAGAACAAGCAGAACTCCTAAGACAAGAACAagacagggagagggaagagaaactgaaacattttcaggaaataCCGTCCTTAGAGGAGTGGGATCCAAAACTTCCTGACG AGTGGCAAAGGAAAGAAtatgacaaaattaaaaaagaaagcaacttTTTATTggataaagaagagaaaataaagatggaGACAGAAATTCACAAACCTGAAGTAGAGAGAGAAAGCGCTGAAACGCTGGAAGAGCAGCGAAAAAGAGAGTTCCTGCTTGCTAAAATGCAAGAAATTGATAGAGAAATTCAAAAtacaacaaacacaaaaccaactTCCCAAGCACCACTCATAAATACAGCAAGAAAATCTGATTCcctggagaaaaaagagaaaacgAATCCATTCTTTGAGATTCCCGGGAAGGTTACTAATGGATTTCCTGTAAAGGACAGCCAGGATGATGGCACAAGAGCACAAGGGCAGAAGCAACGAAACGTAAGGACTGTAGATTTTAGTAGTGAGTTAGCATTTGGTAGTTATGTCCCTTCCTTTGGGAAAGGATCAGGAAGACCAAGTTGGCTCACTCAGAAAAGCGACAAATTAGAAGAAAATGCtaatgaaaatgcagatttcaatagtaagaaagaaaagaagtccAATTTAATGGAGCAACTTTTTggaagcagtgccagcaccattcttctttctaaaaataacaaTACACCACCTTTGGACATAGATTGGGACTCTAGTAATAAGCCTTTTGTTGATAAAAACAGTAAAGTCAAAGAAGACAATGGGCTTTTTGGTGAAGGAAGAAGCCTAAACAGACACCGTCTGCAGTACACTACAAACAAGCTAGGAGTTAATACCCTTGGTTCTTTAGAAGATGAAGTTGAAGAAGTAGTCTTACAGTGA